From one Pedobacter faecalis genomic stretch:
- a CDS encoding TlpA disulfide reductase family protein: MRSRKLLTVAICMMAAVTANAQQTASYKITGRVEGLGNGMAYLNASYGDKQIKDSVAASNGTFSFKGEAPDGLICYLRFGKSGFLSIPVGLKENISISANFNDMTSAKVTGAKHYRVWTEWASAWRAVTSRAGVLYKQADSLDKLSKSTGKPADRSVVDAGFEQLNKRLIDSVEAFVKRYPASPVLPYIIIDRFVNYPNPEKAASTYAALAPQAKNSYYGLQLGESIKINAKTGIGVTPQFSVPDKNGKAVSLADFKGKVVLVDFWASWCGPCRKENPNLVKAYEKYHDKGFEIIGISLDDKKDRWLAAIEADKLNWVHASDLKGWKSDLALEYGIKSIPMSFLVDASGKIIAKDLRGDALEKKLATLFN, from the coding sequence ATGAGATCAAGAAAATTGTTAACCGTTGCTATATGTATGATGGCAGCGGTTACCGCAAATGCGCAACAAACTGCATCTTACAAAATTACCGGTCGGGTTGAGGGCTTGGGAAACGGCATGGCTTATTTAAATGCCAGCTACGGCGATAAGCAGATTAAGGACTCGGTTGCGGCGTCAAATGGCACATTCTCTTTTAAAGGGGAAGCTCCAGACGGGCTGATCTGCTACCTGCGGTTCGGGAAGAGTGGATTTCTCAGTATACCCGTTGGGCTGAAGGAAAACATCAGCATATCCGCAAATTTTAATGACATGACCTCAGCTAAAGTAACCGGTGCAAAGCATTACCGCGTTTGGACGGAATGGGCGTCTGCATGGAGAGCTGTAACGTCTCGTGCGGGTGTGTTGTATAAGCAGGCGGATAGTTTGGATAAGCTTTCAAAATCGACCGGTAAACCCGCCGACCGTTCTGTCGTCGATGCCGGATTTGAACAGTTAAACAAAAGATTGATCGATTCTGTGGAGGCTTTTGTAAAGAGATACCCGGCTTCGCCTGTGCTTCCCTATATTATCATCGACCGGTTCGTAAACTATCCCAACCCTGAAAAAGCGGCAAGCACTTATGCAGCGTTGGCGCCGCAGGCTAAGAACTCTTATTACGGACTTCAGTTGGGTGAATCAATCAAGATCAATGCTAAAACCGGTATTGGAGTTACCCCTCAATTCTCCGTGCCCGACAAAAACGGCAAAGCTGTGTCTTTGGCCGATTTTAAAGGGAAAGTTGTGCTCGTTGACTTCTGGGCAAGCTGGTGTGGTCCGTGTCGCAAAGAGAACCCGAATCTGGTCAAGGCATATGAGAAATATCATGATAAAGGCTTTGAGATCATCGGTATTTCACTGGATGACAAGAAAGACAGGTGGCTGGCCGCGATTGAAGCGGACAAGTTGAATTGGGTTCATGCCTCAGATCTAAAAGGATGGAAGAGCGACCTGGCCTTAGAATATGGAATAAAATCCATCCCGATGAGTTTCCTGGTAGATGCCAGCGGGAAAATTATCGCCAAGGACCTTAGGGGAGACGCATTGGAGAAAAAACTTGCTACACTTTTTAATTAG
- the gatB gene encoding Asp-tRNA(Asn)/Glu-tRNA(Gln) amidotransferase subunit GatB — protein sequence MSQPPEVSISEYELVSGLEIHVQLNTKSKIFSSDSAAFGAEPNANISPVSLALPGALPKLNKEVVAKAVRMGLALNCSINAVNYFDRKNYFYADLPKGYQITQDNQPICQNGFLNITLGDGTEKRIGINRIHLEEDAGKSMHDQHDAYSFVDLNRAGVPLIEIVTEPDIRSSEEASALLTELRKLVRFLDVSDGNMEEGSLRCDANISIRPVGTLEYGTRCEVKNLNSIRNLRRAIDFEYGRQTAVVSAGGKIVQSTLNFDADKGTTAPMRSKEEANDYRYFPDPDLAPIHISEEWLAQIMFDMPALPASVSKQLVQEHGVAAADALLIAEDIYLLKYFNDAITHVNNVKSLANWLVGAVRALLNERQIDIAAFKITPEQLADLVNMVDEKRITQQVALQQLLPALYGKPEADAEQFAAQLNLLISNDVDELAAHVNLVLEKYEAQVQAYKKGKKGVLGLFVGEVMKLAKGKADPQKVNQLLQEKLN from the coding sequence ATGAGTCAACCACCCGAAGTTTCTATATCTGAATACGAATTGGTTTCAGGCCTGGAAATACACGTACAGCTCAATACAAAGTCAAAGATATTTTCGTCAGACAGTGCTGCTTTCGGCGCTGAACCAAACGCCAATATTTCGCCTGTATCACTTGCTTTGCCAGGTGCGCTGCCAAAACTGAATAAGGAGGTTGTGGCTAAAGCCGTAAGAATGGGCCTTGCACTGAACTGCAGCATCAATGCGGTTAATTACTTCGACAGGAAAAACTATTTTTATGCAGATTTACCTAAAGGTTACCAGATCACACAGGATAACCAACCGATCTGCCAGAACGGGTTTCTAAACATAACCTTGGGTGACGGTACGGAGAAGCGGATCGGTATTAACCGGATACACCTGGAAGAGGATGCTGGTAAAAGTATGCATGACCAGCATGATGCTTATTCATTTGTAGATCTGAACCGCGCCGGCGTGCCGCTCATTGAAATCGTTACCGAGCCGGATATCCGTTCATCTGAAGAAGCCTCGGCTTTACTGACCGAACTGCGGAAACTGGTGCGCTTCCTTGATGTCAGCGATGGCAATATGGAGGAGGGAAGTCTGCGCTGTGACGCAAACATCTCTATACGCCCTGTTGGTACCCTGGAATACGGTACCCGCTGTGAGGTGAAAAACCTGAACTCCATAAGAAACCTGCGAAGAGCGATAGACTTTGAGTATGGACGCCAGACGGCCGTTGTCAGCGCAGGGGGAAAGATCGTCCAGAGTACGTTAAATTTTGATGCTGATAAGGGCACAACTGCTCCAATGAGGAGCAAGGAGGAAGCCAATGATTATCGCTATTTCCCTGATCCTGACCTGGCCCCGATACATATATCAGAAGAGTGGCTGGCGCAGATAATGTTTGACATGCCCGCCCTTCCTGCTTCAGTAAGCAAGCAGTTGGTACAGGAACATGGTGTTGCGGCGGCAGATGCGTTGCTGATTGCGGAAGACATTTATCTGCTCAAGTATTTTAACGATGCAATAACGCATGTAAATAACGTTAAGAGTTTAGCAAATTGGCTTGTAGGTGCAGTAAGAGCTCTATTGAACGAGCGGCAAATCGACATCGCTGCGTTTAAGATCACTCCGGAGCAACTGGCAGATCTTGTGAATATGGTAGACGAGAAACGGATCACCCAGCAGGTTGCCTTACAGCAATTGTTGCCCGCTCTTTATGGAAAACCCGAAGCCGATGCGGAGCAATTTGCAGCGCAGTTAAATCTGCTGATTTCGAACGATGTGGACGAACTGGCCGCTCATGTAAATCTGGTACTGGAGAAATATGAGGCACAGGTTCAGGCTTACAAAAAGGGTAAGAAGGGTGTGCTCGGACTGTTTGTAGGTGAGGTCATGAAACTCGCAAAGGGTAAGGCTGACCCGCAAAAAGTAAATCAATTGCTACAGGAAAAATTAAACTAA
- a CDS encoding sigma-54-dependent transcriptional regulator — translation MARLLIIDDERAIRSTLREILEYENYEVEDIDNGIEGLELIKKKKFDLVLCDIKMNKMDGMEVLEQALAYSPDLPFIMISGHGTVETAIEASKKGAFDFISKPPDLNRLLITVRNALDRGTLVSETKVLKRKVSKTRDILGNSENIARIKDTIDRVAPTDARVLITGANGSGKELVARWLHEKSNRADYPLIEVNCAAIPSELIESELFGHEKGSFTSAVKQRIGKFELANGGTLFLDEIGDMSLSAQAKVLRALQEHKITRVGGEKELDVNVRVLAATNKDLLKEIEDGNFRMDLYHRLNVINIHVPPLNERVEDIPEIAQSFLEDICRDYGMPVKKINESAMAALQRLPWTGNVRELHNMIERLIILSDKTITEHDVIAFANPGGGTNIGAVHNGHVHAGANGSSNGHAVDYDKFSNFQDYKDHAEREFIKFKLEKNNWNVSKTADDIDIQRSHLYSKIEKFGLKRTAE, via the coding sequence ATGGCGAGATTGTTAATTATTGATGACGAGCGGGCGATTAGAAGTACGCTGAGGGAGATTCTGGAATACGAAAACTATGAGGTTGAGGACATTGATAACGGAATTGAAGGTCTGGAACTCATCAAAAAGAAGAAGTTTGACCTTGTGCTTTGCGACATCAAAATGAATAAAATGGATGGTATGGAGGTGCTGGAACAGGCACTTGCATATAGCCCTGACCTTCCATTCATCATGATCTCCGGTCACGGTACGGTGGAAACCGCTATTGAGGCGAGCAAGAAAGGGGCGTTTGATTTTATCTCTAAACCACCTGATCTTAACAGGTTACTGATTACGGTAAGGAATGCGCTGGACAGAGGTACTTTGGTATCGGAAACGAAGGTCCTGAAGCGTAAAGTAAGTAAAACCCGGGACATACTCGGAAACTCCGAGAACATAGCGCGGATCAAAGATACCATAGATCGCGTAGCCCCTACCGATGCGCGGGTACTGATTACCGGGGCAAACGGAAGCGGTAAAGAACTTGTTGCCCGTTGGCTGCATGAGAAATCGAACCGTGCTGATTATCCGCTTATAGAGGTTAACTGTGCTGCTATTCCTTCCGAACTTATCGAAAGTGAGTTGTTTGGCCATGAGAAAGGATCTTTTACCTCTGCAGTAAAACAGCGCATTGGGAAGTTTGAACTGGCGAATGGTGGTACGCTTTTTCTCGATGAAATCGGCGATATGAGTTTATCTGCCCAGGCCAAAGTTTTACGTGCCCTGCAGGAGCATAAAATTACCCGTGTAGGTGGCGAAAAAGAGCTGGATGTAAATGTAAGGGTGCTGGCTGCGACAAATAAGGATCTGTTAAAAGAAATTGAAGACGGCAATTTCCGGATGGACTTATATCATCGTTTAAACGTTATTAACATACATGTGCCACCGCTGAATGAGCGTGTGGAAGACATTCCTGAAATTGCCCAGAGTTTCCTTGAAGATATCTGCAGGGATTATGGTATGCCTGTTAAGAAGATCAACGAGAGTGCTATGGCGGCACTGCAGCGTCTTCCCTGGACAGGAAACGTCCGCGAGTTGCATAACATGATAGAGCGTTTGATTATTCTTAGTGATAAAACGATCACCGAGCATGATGTTATAGCCTTCGCCAATCCCGGCGGGGGAACGAATATTGGCGCTGTCCATAACGGTCACGTTCATGCTGGCGCAAATGGCAGCAGCAACGGACACGCCGTTGATTATGACAAGTTTAGCAATTTCCAGGATTATAAAGACCACGCGGAAAGGGAGTTTATCAAATTCAAGCTGGAAAAAAACAACTGGAATGTATCTAAAACCGCTGACGATATTGACATTCAGCGCAGTCACCTGTACAGCAAGATTGAGAAATTTGGTTTAAAGCGAACCGCAGAATAA
- a CDS encoding response regulator transcription factor, protein MSVVKQKILIVDDEPDILELIEYNLKKEGYQVFTAGNGQEGITVAKKVNPDLIILDIMMPKMDGIEACRLMRAIPEFKNTFMVFLTARSEEYSEIAGFNVGADDYIAKPIKPRALVSRINAILRRNAGTEELSENKVEIGDLVIDREAYLVYQNGQKVVLAKKEFELLYLLASKPGKVYTRESILKNIWEDSVVVTNRTIDVHIRKLREKLGESYVSTVKGVGYKFELA, encoded by the coding sequence ATGAGTGTTGTGAAGCAAAAGATATTGATCGTTGATGATGAACCGGATATTCTGGAGCTGATAGAGTACAACCTGAAAAAGGAAGGTTATCAGGTGTTCACGGCCGGTAACGGGCAGGAAGGGATTACCGTAGCCAAGAAGGTTAACCCGGACCTGATCATCCTAGATATCATGATGCCTAAGATGGATGGCATTGAGGCCTGCAGACTTATGCGCGCTATACCGGAGTTCAAAAACACTTTTATGGTGTTTCTTACAGCAAGGAGCGAAGAGTATTCTGAAATTGCTGGCTTTAATGTGGGGGCAGACGACTACATCGCCAAACCCATCAAACCACGGGCGCTGGTAAGCCGGATTAACGCCATTTTGCGGAGAAATGCCGGCACAGAGGAACTTTCTGAAAACAAAGTGGAGATAGGCGATCTTGTTATAGACCGGGAGGCATATCTGGTGTACCAGAACGGGCAGAAGGTGGTGCTGGCAAAAAAAGAATTCGAACTTCTTTACCTGCTGGCTTCAAAACCCGGAAAAGTTTATACCAGGGAATCGATATTGAAGAATATCTGGGAAGATTCCGTAGTGGTAACTAATCGTACCATCGACGTTCATATTCGTAAACTCAGGGAAAAGCTCGGCGAATCGTACGTTTCTACCGTAAAAGGCGTAGGCTACAAATTCGAGTTGGCTTAA
- a CDS encoding redoxin domain-containing protein, with the protein MKRLSYIIMLCSAFMACKNKDSFTISGTFKNVDLKGKVYLYGLRQNSNTPVDSTVLSEKGEFKFEHESPEADFFRVAAGDNEYLLIAKNGDDIEIEADLADPSLTYNVSGAREAEKLHELNKTKNEYVIKINRIQQQFDKNVEAQPDKRDMIMEQMRPAYMAEVEAMNKAVLKFAQENSESLAGFFAINMLNPAEYEREMVAYADDIKDRFKGNQVVSDFVSKMAGLKKVQVGQQAPDFTLPALKGGQQIKLSDFKGKYLLIDFWASWCMPCREENPNVVKAYNKYKDKNFTILGISLDKDAIAWKKAIEDDGLTWTHGGELKDFEGPVVRMYQINSIPSSFLLDPNGKIIAKNLKGAELEAFLSKTL; encoded by the coding sequence ATGAAAAGATTATCATATATCATTATGCTTTGCTCGGCTTTTATGGCCTGCAAAAACAAAGACAGCTTTACGATCAGCGGCACTTTTAAGAATGTAGACCTTAAAGGAAAAGTTTATTTATACGGCCTTCGGCAAAATAGCAACACGCCGGTCGACTCTACGGTACTTTCCGAGAAAGGTGAATTTAAATTTGAACATGAATCGCCGGAGGCTGATTTTTTTAGGGTGGCTGCCGGAGATAATGAATATCTGCTGATCGCAAAAAATGGCGATGATATTGAAATAGAAGCCGACCTCGCGGATCCCTCACTAACTTATAATGTTTCCGGCGCACGCGAAGCCGAGAAACTTCATGAGCTGAATAAAACGAAGAATGAGTACGTCATTAAAATAAACCGCATCCAGCAGCAGTTCGACAAGAACGTAGAGGCTCAGCCCGATAAGCGCGACATGATCATGGAGCAAATGCGCCCTGCTTATATGGCAGAAGTTGAGGCAATGAATAAGGCCGTTTTAAAATTTGCTCAGGAGAATTCTGAATCACTCGCCGGCTTCTTCGCTATTAATATGTTAAATCCGGCCGAGTATGAACGCGAAATGGTTGCCTATGCCGATGACATCAAGGATCGTTTTAAGGGGAACCAGGTGGTGAGCGACTTTGTATCGAAGATGGCAGGCTTGAAAAAGGTGCAGGTGGGGCAACAGGCGCCAGACTTCACGCTTCCCGCGCTCAAAGGCGGCCAACAAATTAAACTTTCCGATTTCAAGGGTAAATACTTGCTTATAGATTTTTGGGCTTCCTGGTGTATGCCTTGCCGCGAGGAAAACCCTAACGTGGTGAAGGCCTATAACAAGTATAAAGACAAGAATTTTACGATTCTGGGCATTTCGCTCGACAAAGACGCGATCGCATGGAAGAAAGCTATCGAAGATGATGGCCTTACCTGGACTCATGGAGGGGAATTGAAAGATTTCGAGGGTCCTGTAGTGCGCATGTATCAGATCAACTCCATCCCAAGCTCTTTCCTGTTGGATCCAAATGGGAAAATCATTGCCAAGAATCTGAAAGGTGCTGAATTGGAAGCCTTTTTAAGCAAGACATTATAA
- a CDS encoding helix-turn-helix transcriptional regulator has translation MDDSPKRFDRIVAILIQLQSKKIVRAQDLADRFEVSLRTIYRDIRTLEASGVPIYSEAGIGYSLLEGYRLPPVMFTREEAGSFIAAEKLMQKFTDKELGKHYASAAFKLKAVLRSTDKEWISNIESNVLMQPAEKLFHEQAPNSLSILFKAIAEKTQVYLLYMPAEAAEPMERVVEPVGIFHENNNWYTFAYCHLRNDYRQFRADRIHSIRVTDRPFTLQHQPLEVYLQNDKEKIPTTRVRILVDKKIAKHLEHEKKYHGFVSEKLTGDQIEMTFLTHHIENGFSRWFMMFGDCAKILEPESLKDSVLELMEKIYAKINPLASINNYLSQK, from the coding sequence ATGGACGACAGCCCCAAACGTTTCGACAGAATAGTGGCCATTCTGATCCAGTTACAGTCGAAAAAGATTGTGCGGGCTCAGGACCTGGCCGATCGCTTCGAAGTAAGCCTCAGAACCATTTACCGGGATATCAGGACATTGGAGGCTTCGGGTGTGCCCATATACAGCGAGGCAGGAATCGGCTATTCGCTGCTTGAAGGCTATCGCCTGCCGCCCGTGATGTTTACCCGTGAGGAGGCCGGTAGCTTTATTGCAGCCGAAAAACTCATGCAAAAATTTACGGATAAAGAACTTGGGAAGCACTATGCGTCTGCTGCGTTTAAATTGAAAGCCGTATTAAGGAGCACAGATAAAGAGTGGATCTCCAATATTGAATCCAACGTGCTGATGCAGCCCGCCGAAAAGCTTTTCCATGAGCAGGCGCCAAACTCGCTCTCAATATTGTTTAAAGCCATCGCCGAAAAAACACAGGTATACCTTCTTTATATGCCGGCTGAAGCAGCGGAGCCCATGGAAAGAGTTGTTGAACCGGTCGGCATTTTTCATGAAAATAACAATTGGTACACTTTCGCGTATTGTCATCTCCGGAATGATTACCGGCAGTTCAGGGCCGACCGCATACATTCCATTCGCGTTACCGATAGGCCGTTTACCTTGCAGCATCAACCCTTAGAGGTTTACCTGCAAAACGATAAAGAAAAGATCCCGACAACCCGTGTCAGGATCCTGGTAGATAAAAAGATCGCCAAACATCTGGAACACGAGAAAAAATACCATGGTTTTGTGTCGGAAAAGTTGACAGGCGATCAGATTGAAATGACCTTTTTGACACATCACATAGAAAATGGATTTTCACGCTGGTTTATGATGTTCGGCGATTGTGCTAAAATACTGGAACCGGAAAGTTTAAAGGACAGCGTTTTGGAACTGATGGAAAAAATATATGCCAAAATAAATCCGCTGGCCTCCATAAATAACTATCTTTCCCAAAAGTAG
- a CDS encoding TlpA disulfide reductase family protein, protein MRLFRLLGIFALLLCNLIASSAAPGYTIKGKFTGLADGTVLELIPSGTHDDEKPVATAVLKGGQFSFSGSIPGPRLFRISVKGHYGGCQVMVDNSSNITITATGSTAERYNNKFLDLQDLKVSGSKLHEEYLKKTSYREKLNQDHMDYNRRGEAIMKQVSAARQAKDSVKLDSLYKTAAYKKFEADEKAFFDKVEVTFDSLITANKDSWWGAFLMLNAYSYFTPEQKPVFNKLSQTAQESYYGQKIKDELFPKGFLGEKAPLFEAMTNDKKDADLSQLLKGNKYTLVDFWASWCQPCRKSIPALKSLYADMNAKGLQIVSLSIDKKEADWLKAEKEEQLAWPSFLDKGATSAAWKIRTIPAMFLLDEKGTVVAENVTIAQVRELMK, encoded by the coding sequence ATGAGATTATTTAGATTATTGGGCATTTTCGCGTTGCTTTTATGCAATCTGATCGCGTCATCTGCAGCGCCAGGATATACGATTAAAGGAAAGTTTACAGGTTTGGCGGATGGCACTGTGCTGGAACTTATTCCTTCCGGAACGCACGACGACGAGAAGCCTGTGGCTACGGCCGTTTTGAAGGGCGGGCAGTTCAGCTTCAGCGGCAGCATACCGGGGCCGAGGCTGTTTAGAATTTCGGTGAAAGGCCATTACGGGGGATGCCAGGTGATGGTCGACAACAGCAGCAACATCACTATTACGGCTACTGGGAGTACCGCAGAACGTTATAACAACAAGTTTCTTGATCTGCAGGATCTTAAGGTTTCCGGGAGCAAGCTCCATGAGGAATACCTGAAAAAGACTTCCTACCGGGAAAAGCTCAATCAGGATCATATGGATTATAACCGTCGCGGTGAGGCTATCATGAAGCAGGTTAGTGCGGCCAGACAGGCCAAAGATTCAGTAAAACTTGATTCTTTGTATAAGACTGCAGCTTATAAAAAGTTTGAAGCTGATGAGAAGGCTTTTTTTGATAAAGTTGAGGTGACTTTTGATTCTCTGATTACGGCCAACAAAGACAGCTGGTGGGGTGCGTTTCTGATGTTAAACGCTTACTCGTATTTCACGCCCGAACAGAAACCTGTTTTCAATAAATTGTCGCAGACAGCGCAGGAAAGCTACTATGGGCAGAAGATAAAAGATGAATTGTTTCCTAAAGGATTCTTAGGTGAGAAGGCTCCGCTGTTTGAAGCGATGACCAATGACAAGAAAGACGCTGATCTGAGTCAGTTGCTGAAAGGTAATAAATATACCTTGGTCGATTTCTGGGCGTCATGGTGCCAGCCCTGCCGCAAGTCAATCCCGGCATTGAAGTCTCTGTATGCCGATATGAACGCGAAGGGACTGCAAATTGTAAGTCTGTCTATTGACAAGAAGGAGGCCGACTGGCTGAAAGCTGAAAAAGAAGAACAGCTGGCCTGGCCAAGTTTTCTGGACAAGGGTGCAACCTCAGCAGCCTGGAAGATCAGAACGATTCCGGCAATGTTCCTTCTGGATGAAAAAGGTACCGTTGTAGCGGAAAATGTAACTATTGCACAAGTCAGGGAGTTAATGAAATAG
- a CDS encoding DinB family protein produces MNNTVEANSTQAQIISSSDLLRHWQGHRGLTRRVIEAFPEKDFFTFSVGGMRTFSQLASELLAIGAPAMKGIVNRQVEPYQEHTEQLTTKAQFLDKWDEATEEINKYWAQLKPEDFNETFNLFGQYEFPIIQNILYFIDNEIHHRGQGYVYLRALGIEPPYFWER; encoded by the coding sequence ATGAACAACACAGTAGAAGCAAACAGCACACAGGCACAGATTATCAGTTCATCAGATCTCTTGAGACATTGGCAAGGACACAGAGGCCTTACCCGCCGGGTGATTGAAGCATTTCCAGAAAAGGATTTTTTCACATTTTCCGTTGGAGGGATGAGAACCTTCTCTCAGCTTGCTTCTGAGTTATTGGCTATTGGCGCCCCGGCGATGAAAGGAATTGTAAACCGTCAGGTTGAGCCATATCAGGAACATACGGAACAACTGACCACAAAAGCCCAGTTTCTCGACAAATGGGATGAGGCAACTGAAGAAATCAATAAATACTGGGCGCAATTAAAGCCTGAAGACTTTAACGAAACCTTCAATCTGTTCGGTCAGTATGAATTTCCGATTATTCAGAACATCTTGTATTTCATCGATAACGAGATTCATCACCGCGGTCAGGGCTATGTTTATTTGCGGGCACTGGGCATAGAGCCCCCCTACTTTTGGGAAAGATAG
- a CDS encoding RluA family pseudouridine synthase has protein sequence MKYPSFKDLILFENDDYIVVNKPPFVASLDERGGSGDVNILRLAKQYVPDAQVAHRLDKETSGALVIAKTPEAYRHVSIQFEKRKVSKVYHAVVGGQYSFKDLLVDLPILNDGNKNVTIDRREGKRAETWFNTIKNYRHYTLVECKPVTGRMHQIRIHLATQRAAIVGDHMYKGTPVFLSSIKKGYRLSKEEEEQPIMKRFALHARYLTFKGLDEKDITIDAPYPKDFATLVKLLDKFDI, from the coding sequence TTGAAATACCCTTCTTTTAAAGATTTGATCCTGTTTGAGAACGATGATTACATTGTTGTCAATAAACCCCCCTTTGTAGCATCGCTCGACGAGCGAGGCGGCTCAGGCGATGTTAACATACTTCGGCTAGCAAAGCAATATGTGCCTGACGCACAAGTAGCGCATCGTTTAGATAAAGAGACCTCTGGCGCATTAGTGATCGCTAAAACCCCGGAAGCTTATCGTCATGTATCCATCCAATTCGAAAAGCGGAAGGTCAGTAAAGTATATCACGCTGTTGTTGGCGGACAATATAGTTTTAAGGATCTACTGGTGGACTTGCCTATTCTTAACGACGGCAATAAAAACGTGACCATCGACAGGAGGGAAGGAAAGCGTGCAGAAACCTGGTTTAACACCATTAAAAACTACCGGCACTACACACTGGTAGAATGCAAACCGGTTACCGGCCGTATGCACCAGATTCGTATTCACCTGGCAACACAGCGGGCGGCGATTGTGGGCGATCACATGTATAAGGGAACGCCTGTGTTTCTGTCTTCTATCAAAAAAGGATACCGCCTATCTAAGGAGGAAGAGGAGCAGCCCATTATGAAGCGCTTCGCACTACATGCAAGGTATTTAACATTCAAAGGTTTAGATGAAAAGGATATCACTATAGATGCGCCATATCCTAAAGATTTTGCAACGCTGGTTAAACTGCTCGATAAGTTCGATATTTAA